From one Lycium barbarum isolate Lr01 chromosome 6, ASM1917538v2, whole genome shotgun sequence genomic stretch:
- the LOC132644091 gene encoding uncharacterized protein LOC132644091, with the protein MYISPVQLDSEILLLRPNKNKNNNKNNNNNKNNNNNNNNNNNNNNNNNNNNNKNNNNNNNINNNNNTNNNNNNNKNKNKNKNNNNNNNNNNNNNNNNNNNNNNNNNNNNNNNNNNNNNNNNNNNNNNNNNNNNNNNNNNNNNKNNNNNNNINNNNNTNNNNNNNKNKNKNKNNNNNNNNNNNNNNNNNNNNNNNNNKNNNNNNNNNKNNNNNNNNNNNNNNNNNNNNNNNNNNNNNNNNNNINNNNNTNNNNNNNKNKNKNKNNNNNNNNNNNNNNNNNNNNNNNNNNNNNNNNNNNNNNNNNNNNNNNNNNNNNNNNNKNNNNNNNINNNNNTNNNNNNNKNKNKNKNNNNNNNNNNNNNNNNNNNNNNNNNNNNNNNNNNNNNNNNNNINNNNNNNINNNNNTNNNNNNKNKNKNNNNNNNNNNNNNNNNNNNNNNNKNNNNKNNNNNNNNINNNNNNNNNNNNNNNNNNNNN; encoded by the exons ATGTATATTTCCCCTGTACAGCTGGACTCTGAGATTCTCCTGCTAAGACCT aataagaataagaataataataagaataacaataataacaagaataataacaacaacaacaacaacaacaacaacaacaataataataataataataataataataaaaataataataataataataatatcaataataataataatactaataacaataataataataataagaataagaataagaataagaataataataataataataataataataataataataataataataataataacaataataataataataataataataataataataataataataat aataataacaataataacaacaacaacaacaacaacaacaacaacaacaacaacaacaataataataataataataataataataaaaataataataataataataatatcaataataataataatactaataacaataataataataataagaataagaataagaataagaataataataataataataataataataataataataataataataataataacaataataataacaataataataaaaataataataataataataataataataaaaataataataataataataataataat aacaacaacaacaacaacaacaacaacaacaataataataataataataataataataataataataataataatatcaataataataataatactaataacaataataataataataagaataagaataagaataagaataataataataataataataataataataacaataataataataataataataataataataataataataataataat aataataacaataataacaacaacaacaacaacaacaacaacaacaacaacaacaacaacaacaataataataataataataataataataaaaataataataataataataatatcaataataataataatactaataacaataataataataataagaataagaataagaataagaataataataataataataataataataataataataataacaacaacaacaacaacaacaacaacaacaacaacaacaacaacaacaacaataataataataataataataataataataataatataaataataataataataataatatcaataataataataatactaataacaataataataataagaataagaataagaataataataataataataataataataataataataataacaataataataacaataataataacaataagaataacaaT aacaagaataataataataataataataatatcaataataataataataataataacaataataataataataataacaataataataataacaat